The following coding sequences lie in one Lysobacter capsici genomic window:
- the nrdR gene encoding transcriptional regulator NrdR, whose protein sequence is MHCPFCQHVDTRVIDSRVSDDGATIRRRRVCEACGERFSTIETIELKLPVIIKGDGRREAFDARKLRGGFDRALQKRPVSEEQIESAVRAVVHQLRMTAERELASRRVGEFVMAELRKLDHVGYVRFASVYRSFEDVADFREELDRLERDIPGDGQLTLLGDDEPRPDKKKR, encoded by the coding sequence ATGCATTGTCCTTTCTGCCAGCACGTCGACACCCGGGTCATCGATTCGCGCGTGTCCGACGACGGCGCGACCATCCGCCGCCGCCGCGTCTGCGAGGCCTGCGGGGAACGTTTCAGCACGATCGAGACGATCGAACTCAAACTGCCGGTGATCATCAAGGGCGACGGCCGCCGCGAGGCCTTCGACGCGCGCAAGCTGCGCGGCGGTTTCGACCGTGCGCTGCAAAAGCGCCCGGTCTCGGAAGAACAGATCGAATCGGCGGTGCGCGCGGTCGTGCATCAGCTGCGCATGACCGCCGAACGCGAACTCGCCTCGCGCCGGGTCGGCGAATTCGTCATGGCCGAACTGCGCAAGCTCGACCACGTCGGCTACGTGCGTTTCGCCTCGGTGTATCGCTCGTTCGAGGACGTGGCCGATTTCCGCGAGGAACTCGACCGGCTCGAACGCGATATCCCCGGCGACGGACAGCTGACCTTGCTCGGCGACGACGAGCCGCGGCCGGACAAGAAGAAGCGCTGA
- a CDS encoding TonB family protein, whose amino-acid sequence MQAAEAPPAGKYEPPAIEYKTLTPAEAAGATLVEMPGPPPNAPDFSQDIGMTETYYIPACQVYMEGARKYRANWREISDFHARNRVPWLSELDRRDAPDTYSQPGSRAPEPNNRPEAVYPVAAGAKVGEVVVKVIVDAKGRTRDAMVICSNDSVFDAPALAFARQVTYEPALRDGRAVADYGNVSMRFYPDGPKYGFRRHK is encoded by the coding sequence GTGCAGGCGGCCGAAGCTCCGCCGGCCGGAAAGTACGAACCGCCCGCGATCGAATACAAGACTCTGACCCCGGCCGAAGCGGCCGGGGCGACGCTGGTCGAAATGCCGGGGCCGCCGCCGAACGCACCCGACTTCAGCCAAGACATCGGCATGACCGAGACGTACTACATCCCGGCCTGTCAGGTGTACATGGAAGGCGCAAGAAAATACCGCGCCAACTGGCGCGAGATTTCCGACTTCCATGCGCGCAATCGGGTTCCTTGGCTGTCCGAACTCGATCGCCGCGATGCGCCGGACACGTATTCGCAACCCGGCAGCCGCGCGCCGGAACCCAACAACCGGCCCGAGGCGGTCTATCCCGTTGCCGCGGGCGCCAAGGTCGGCGAGGTGGTGGTGAAGGTCATCGTCGACGCCAAGGGCCGCACCCGCGACGCGATGGTGATCTGCAGCAACGACAGCGTGTTCGACGCGCCCGCGCTCGCATTCGCCAGGCAAGTCACCTACGAGCCCGCGCTTCGCGATGGCCGCGCGGTCGCCGACTATGGCAATGTGAGCATGCGTTTTTACCCGGACGGGCCGAAATACGGGTTCCGGCGGCACAAATGA
- the glyA gene encoding serine hydroxymethyltransferase, with translation MFPSHTRIAGFDDELAQAIADEARRQEDHVELIASENYASPRVLEAQGSVLTNKYAEGYPGKRYYGGCEYVDIAEQLAIDRVKELFGADYANVQPHSGSQANQAVYFALLEPGDTILGMSLAHGGHLTHGAKVNASGKLFNAIQYGVNEQGLIDYDEVERLALEHKPKMVVAGFSAYSQVVDWARFRAIADKIGAYLFVDMAHVAGLIAAGVYPTPVPHAHVVTSTTHKTLRGPRGGIIVAKGASEELVKKLQSIVFPGIQGGPLMHVIAAKAVAFKEALEPEFKDYQAQVVKNAQAMAKTIIARGYKIVSGGTENHLMLVDMIGKGITGKDAEAALGRAHITVNKNAVPNDPQKPFVTSGLRIGTPAVTTRGYKEPDCVALAEWICDVLDNPKDENVIAGVRENVTKQCAQFPVYG, from the coding sequence ATGTTCCCCAGCCACACCCGTATTGCCGGATTCGACGACGAACTCGCCCAGGCCATCGCCGACGAGGCCCGCCGCCAGGAAGACCATGTCGAACTGATCGCCTCGGAAAACTACGCCAGCCCGCGCGTGCTCGAGGCCCAGGGCAGCGTGCTGACCAACAAGTACGCCGAAGGCTATCCGGGCAAGCGCTATTACGGCGGCTGCGAATACGTCGACATCGCCGAGCAGCTGGCGATCGACCGGGTCAAGGAACTGTTCGGCGCCGACTACGCCAACGTGCAGCCGCATTCGGGCTCGCAGGCCAACCAGGCGGTGTATTTCGCCCTGCTCGAACCGGGCGACACCATCCTGGGCATGAGCCTGGCCCATGGCGGCCACCTCACCCATGGCGCCAAGGTCAACGCCAGCGGCAAGTTGTTCAACGCGATCCAGTACGGCGTCAACGAGCAGGGCCTGATCGATTACGACGAAGTCGAACGCCTGGCCCTGGAGCACAAGCCGAAGATGGTCGTGGCCGGCTTCAGCGCCTACTCGCAAGTCGTCGACTGGGCGCGCTTTCGCGCCATCGCCGACAAGATCGGCGCCTACCTGTTCGTCGACATGGCCCACGTCGCCGGCCTGATCGCCGCCGGCGTGTACCCGACCCCGGTGCCGCACGCGCACGTGGTCACCTCGACCACCCACAAGACCCTGCGCGGCCCGCGCGGCGGCATCATCGTGGCGAAGGGCGCGTCCGAGGAGCTGGTCAAGAAGCTGCAGAGCATCGTGTTCCCGGGCATCCAGGGCGGTCCGCTGATGCACGTGATCGCGGCCAAGGCGGTCGCGTTCAAGGAAGCGCTGGAGCCCGAATTCAAGGACTACCAGGCCCAGGTCGTCAAGAACGCCCAGGCGATGGCCAAGACCATCATCGCGCGCGGCTACAAGATCGTTTCGGGCGGCACCGAAAACCACCTGATGCTGGTCGACATGATCGGCAAGGGCATCACCGGCAAGGACGCGGAAGCCGCGCTCGGTCGCGCCCACATCACCGTCAACAAGAACGCGGTGCCCAACGATCCGCAGAAGCCGTTCGTGACCTCGGGCCTGCGCATCGGCACTCCGGCCGTCACCACCCGCGGCTACAAGGAACCCGATTGCGTGGCCCTGGCCGAGTGGATCTGCGACGTGCTAGACAACCCGAAGGACGAGAACGTCATCGCCGGCGTGCGCGAGAACGTGACCAAGCAGTGCGCGCAGTTCCCGGTGTATGGCTAA
- the lpxO gene encoding lipid A hydroxylase LpxO, whose product MKWVFVFLFLASAVYVHFRGRVRHRLGRQLLDHSTFMAPINVLMYACSRVPTSPYLSPDQYFPELEPLRARWREIRAEALHLRELQQIKAAEGYNDVGFNSFFRRGWKRFYLKWYDDAHPSAAELCPVTTQLLREVPSVKAAMFTELPPGGELRPHRDPYAGSLRLHLGLDTPNDDACFIDVDGQRYSWRDGEWTMFDETYIHWAQNGSEQNRIILFCDIERPMRWGWARGLNRFIAKRLIAAGASPNNEGDKTGGINKAFKYFYSLRLKAKGLKERSKGTYYFFKYAAVVAVVAFIVWL is encoded by the coding sequence ATGAAATGGGTCTTCGTCTTCCTGTTCCTCGCCAGCGCGGTCTACGTCCACTTCCGCGGCCGGGTACGCCACCGCCTGGGCCGCCAGTTGCTCGACCACTCGACCTTCATGGCGCCGATCAACGTGCTGATGTACGCCTGCTCGCGGGTGCCGACCAGCCCGTACCTGAGCCCGGACCAGTATTTTCCCGAACTCGAGCCGCTGCGCGCGCGCTGGCGCGAGATCCGCGCCGAGGCCCTGCACCTGCGCGAACTGCAGCAGATCAAGGCCGCCGAAGGCTACAACGACGTCGGCTTCAATTCGTTCTTCCGCCGCGGCTGGAAGCGCTTCTACCTGAAGTGGTACGACGACGCCCACCCCTCGGCCGCCGAGCTGTGCCCGGTCACCACCCAGCTGTTGCGCGAAGTGCCCAGCGTCAAGGCGGCGATGTTCACCGAGCTGCCGCCCGGCGGCGAGCTGCGCCCGCACCGCGACCCCTACGCCGGCTCGCTGCGCCTGCACCTGGGCCTGGACACGCCCAACGACGACGCCTGCTTCATCGACGTCGACGGCCAGCGCTACAGCTGGCGCGACGGCGAATGGACCATGTTCGACGAAACCTATATCCACTGGGCCCAGAACGGCTCGGAGCAGAACCGGATCATCCTGTTCTGCGACATCGAGCGGCCGATGCGCTGGGGCTGGGCGCGCGGCCTGAACCGTTTCATCGCCAAGCGCCTGATCGCGGCCGGCGCCTCGCCGAACAACGAAGGCGACAAGACCGGCGGGATCAACAAGGCGTTCAAGTACTTCTACAGCCTGCGCTTGAAGGCCAAGGGGCTGAAGGAGCGCAGCAAGGGGACGTATTACTTCTTCAAGTACGCGGCGGTGGTGGCGGTGGTGGCGTTTATTGTTTGGCTTTGA
- the ettA gene encoding energy-dependent translational throttle protein EttA yields MQYIYTMNGVSKTVPPKRQIIKDISLSFFPGAKIGLLGLNGAGKSTVLKIMAGVDQDFTGEARPATGIKVGYLAQEPQLNPEHTVREAVEVGVGDVLSAQAALDKIYDAYAEEGADFDKLAAEQQRLEAILASGDAHTLEHQLEVAADALRLPPWDAIIGKLSGGEKRRVALCQLLLQKPDMLLLDEPTNHLDAESVEWLEQFLTRYTGTVVAVTHDRYFLENAAEWILELDRGKGIPWKGNYTAWLEQKSERLKQEESGEKARQKALAKELEWVRSNAKGGRTKGKARMARFEELNSVEYQRRNETNEIFIPPGERLGASVIEFKNVSKSFGDRLLIDDLSFIIPAGAIVGIIGPNGAGKSTLFKMVTGQETPDKGEIVKGPSTKIAYVDQSRDKLDGNHNVFQEISGGADILNINGVEIQSRAYLGRFNFKGQDQQKMVGTLSGGERGRLHLAKTLLQGGNVLLLDEPSNDLDVETLRALEDALLEFPGCAVVISHDRWFLDRIATHILAFEGDSHVEFFQGNYREYEDDKKRRLGEEGARPHRLRFKALK; encoded by the coding sequence ATGCAATACATCTACACCATGAACGGCGTCAGCAAGACCGTGCCGCCGAAGCGTCAGATCATCAAGGACATCTCGCTGTCGTTCTTCCCGGGCGCCAAGATCGGCCTGCTCGGCCTCAACGGCGCCGGCAAGTCGACCGTGCTCAAGATCATGGCCGGCGTGGACCAGGACTTCACCGGCGAAGCGCGCCCGGCCACCGGCATCAAGGTCGGTTACCTGGCCCAGGAACCGCAGCTCAACCCCGAACACACCGTGCGCGAAGCGGTCGAGGTCGGCGTCGGCGACGTGCTCAGCGCGCAGGCCGCGCTCGACAAGATCTACGACGCCTACGCCGAGGAAGGCGCCGACTTCGACAAGCTCGCCGCCGAACAGCAGCGCCTGGAAGCGATCCTCGCCTCGGGCGATGCGCACACCCTGGAACACCAGCTGGAAGTCGCCGCCGACGCGCTGCGCCTGCCGCCGTGGGACGCGATCATCGGCAAGCTGTCGGGCGGCGAGAAGCGCCGCGTCGCGCTGTGCCAGCTGCTGCTGCAAAAGCCCGACATGCTGCTGCTCGACGAACCGACCAACCACCTCGACGCCGAATCGGTCGAGTGGCTGGAGCAGTTCCTGACCCGCTACACCGGCACCGTGGTGGCCGTCACCCACGATCGCTACTTCCTCGAAAACGCCGCCGAGTGGATTCTCGAACTCGACCGCGGCAAGGGCATCCCGTGGAAGGGCAACTACACTGCGTGGCTGGAGCAGAAGTCCGAGCGCCTCAAGCAGGAAGAGTCCGGCGAAAAGGCCCGCCAGAAGGCGCTGGCCAAGGAACTCGAATGGGTGCGCAGCAACGCCAAGGGCGGCCGCACCAAGGGCAAGGCGCGCATGGCGCGCTTCGAGGAGCTCAACTCGGTCGAGTACCAGCGCCGCAACGAGACCAACGAGATCTTCATCCCGCCGGGCGAACGCCTGGGCGCGTCGGTGATCGAGTTCAAGAACGTGTCCAAGTCGTTCGGCGACCGCCTGCTGATCGACGACCTGAGCTTCATCATCCCGGCCGGCGCGATCGTCGGCATCATCGGCCCGAACGGCGCGGGTAAATCCACGCTGTTCAAGATGGTCACCGGCCAGGAAACCCCGGACAAGGGCGAGATCGTCAAGGGCCCGAGCACCAAGATCGCTTATGTGGACCAGAGCCGCGACAAGCTCGACGGCAACCACAACGTGTTCCAGGAAATCTCCGGCGGCGCCGACATCCTCAACATCAACGGGGTCGAGATCCAGTCGCGCGCCTACCTGGGCCGCTTCAACTTCAAGGGCCAGGACCAGCAGAAGATGGTCGGCACGCTGTCGGGCGGCGAACGCGGCCGTCTGCATCTGGCCAAGACCCTGCTGCAGGGCGGCAACGTGCTGCTGCTCGACGAACCGTCCAACGACCTCGACGTGGAAACCCTGCGCGCGCTCGAAGACGCGCTGCTCGAGTTCCCGGGCTGCGCGGTGGTCATCTCGCATGACCGCTGGTTCCTCGACCGCATCGCCACCCACATCCTCGCCTTCGAAGGCGACTCGCACGTCGAGTTCTTCCAGGGCAACTACCGCGAGTACGAGGACGACAAGAAGCGCCGCCTCGGCGAGGAAGGCGCGCGTCCGCATCGTCTGCGTTTCAAGGCGCTCAAGTGA
- a CDS encoding YqaE/Pmp3 family membrane protein: MRLIIAILIPFLAFFTIGRPIAGIVCLILQITLIGWLPAAIWAVYALSQYKTDEKIRKTLAERR; this comes from the coding sequence ATGCGCCTGATCATTGCCATCCTGATTCCGTTCCTGGCGTTCTTCACGATCGGCCGCCCCATCGCCGGCATCGTCTGCCTGATTCTGCAGATCACCCTGATCGGCTGGCTGCCCGCGGCGATCTGGGCGGTGTATGCGCTGAGCCAGTACAAGACCGACGAAAAAATCCGCAAGACCCTGGCCGAGCGCCGCTGA
- the map gene encoding type I methionyl aminopeptidase codes for MTVLHAFELEGLRRAGSLVSTILTTMREAAFAGAVSRDLDAIGAAMLREAGARSAPQLTYDFPGATCISINSVAAHGIPDASVLRDGDLVNIDVSAELDGYFADTGGSFVVGAASAAQQKLLDATLEARDSAIAQLRAGNLLNSIGRTVETVAARRGLRVIRNLGSHGVGRALHEAPGNIPGYYDPRDTRRLHEGMVITVEPFLATHCTHTDEGDDGWAMRCRRGFAAQFEHTVVVTSGEPIVVT; via the coding sequence ATGACCGTATTGCACGCATTCGAACTCGAAGGACTGCGCCGCGCCGGCTCGCTGGTGTCGACCATCCTCACCACAATGCGCGAAGCCGCCTTCGCCGGCGCGGTGTCGCGCGATCTCGACGCGATCGGCGCGGCGATGCTGCGCGAAGCCGGCGCGCGCTCGGCGCCGCAGCTGACCTACGACTTCCCCGGCGCGACCTGCATCAGCATCAACTCGGTCGCCGCCCACGGCATCCCCGACGCCAGCGTGTTGCGCGACGGCGATCTGGTGAACATCGACGTCTCGGCCGAACTCGACGGTTACTTCGCCGACACCGGCGGCAGCTTCGTGGTCGGCGCGGCCAGCGCGGCCCAGCAAAAACTGCTCGACGCCACCTTGGAAGCGCGCGATAGCGCGATCGCGCAACTGCGCGCCGGCAACCTGCTCAACAGCATCGGCCGCACGGTCGAGACGGTCGCGGCGCGGCGCGGCCTGCGGGTGATCCGCAACCTCGGCAGCCACGGCGTCGGCCGCGCCCTGCACGAAGCCCCGGGCAATATCCCCGGCTACTACGACCCGCGCGACACCCGCCGCCTGCACGAGGGCATGGTGATCACGGTCGAACCGTTCCTGGCGACCCATTGCACCCACACCGACGAAGGCGACGACGGCTGGGCGATGCGCTGCCGGCGCGGCTTCGCGGCTCAGTTCGAGCACACGGTGGTGGTGACGTCGGGGGAGCCTATCGTCGTTACTTGA